The Candidatus Poribacteria bacterium genome contains the following window.
GTAGTTCCAAAAACGCGAGGGGGCTTCGTCGGTTATCTGATCATTTGGTGAGAACATAAAACGAGGATCAACTATCAAGCTGCCGTCTTCAGTAACATTCTTAATATGTTGTGTTTCACCTGGGACTGCGGGTAAATGGGACCAGATTGGGTCAAATGCGAACTTGTGACGACCGCTCTCAATTAGCAATCCAACGACTGCCAACGCGCCATCCTCACTTTTATGAACGAAGTGCGCCTCTATATCAAAGGGTTGACCGACCACCGTATGTTCGCTCGGTGCATGGAAATGGAATTGGAGCAGCTGATACCGCGTGCCATCAACCTCAATCCAGTTCCCTTCTGGACACGAAACTTCAATTGTATGACCAGTGTTTCGGACATTCATACTTGTTGGGCGGTAGTCGTACGGAATAGGCGGAAGTTTGGTTGGCGTAGGGTTCACAAGATCAATTGGTGATTGGCATCTTCCCTCAGCGCAGAGGATGTATTCCGGACTGAGCTGCGCCCAAACGTCCGGTCCATTCTCCGCTTCGTAGCCCCAGGATACCGCCTCAGTATGCTGGACAACCTGCTTTGCTTTTTTCTGATAGTTCATAGGAATATGTGTACAAGAGATGAGACTGTGCGTGATAAAGGTGAGTGCAAATAGCAGCTCAAGATTGAGTGCGGTAAATTTATTCAACTTTGTTCCCGTCCAAAGGCGTTTCTGACAACAATTGGGGTGGAAAAACAAGTGTGTCAGTTACGGATAATTGTTGATACGTTTTCAACACCTCTTGCAATTGATTGTAGAATTGCTCGCATTCTTCTTTCGTGCCGAGTAGTTCTATGCTGGGTGAATTTGACAGATTAATATGCAACTCGTATGAACGATGTCTTCCTTTGATTATCTGAATCTGGTGTACATACTGAATATTCACCATCCCGCGATAGGAAGAATTATATTTCCCATCTTGGTTGATGATTTCAATAAACATGATGAATCTCCTTTAAATTTTCATAAAAAATAGGTAACCTCCACTTGTATATCCCGTAGCATGTGCGGAATTGTAGGCAGGTTTGATTGGGTTTATCAGATTTGTTGCTAAAATATCTGAATTCATTCGATAGGATATGTCAACCGTAAGCCATTTCGGGGTGTTTTCCAAGAACGCGCAGTAGACGTTCATCGGCACCCTCCAAGACGTAGTCGGGCATACGGTAGTTTAGATAGGGCCAAAACCGCTGCGCAACGAAGCGTTGTCCGTAAACTTGGTGGAATAGGTAGCGAACCCGATCCGTTTGGTTTGGTATGCCTCGGTGCCATGTCTGTCCGTTGAGCAGATACAGATCCCCCGCTTTCATGAGGAGTGAGACAGGTTCTGAGCCTTCAAAGGTTGGATGTTCTGGATCATCGGGTTGTCTCCCAGAGTAGTGGCTACCCGGAACGAATTGGGATGGTCCATATTTAATATCGTCCTGATCGGTCAGGGCAATTTGCACGGACATACGGAACACAGGCATCCGCAGTCTCGGATCATGCCGTTCCATCTCAGGTGTGATCGGAAACTCTACGCCGTCGTCAACATGAAATCGGTTGATACCTAAATCTTTTCGGTTGAGGATGCAACCTTGGGCGATACAGTGGCAGTGCTCCCCTAACACATTTTCGGCGATGCTAATAATCGGTTCACGCACGAGCAGGTCCCGGAACATGAGGTCGCACTCAAAAAGGCGATGCACGACAATAGGGGCTTTTCCGTCTTGCCGAGAACCTTTAACGTTGCGCATCTCCATAAAGTATGGTTCAGCGAAGATTTCATCAACGC
Protein-coding sequences here:
- a CDS encoding carbonic anhydrase family protein, translated to MNKFTALNLELLFALTFITHSLISCTHIPMNYQKKAKQVVQHTEAVSWGYEAENGPDVWAQLSPEYILCAEGRCQSPIDLVNPTPTKLPPIPYDYRPTSMNVRNTGHTIEVSCPEGNWIEVDGTRYQLLQFHFHAPSEHTVVGQPFDIEAHFVHKSEDGALAVVGLLIESGRHKFAFDPIWSHLPAVPGETQHIKNVTEDGSLIVDPRFMFSPNDQITDEAPSRFWNYYRYDGSLTTPPCSEGVKWIVLTTPIEMSETQIAAFKAIIHDNNRPVQPLNERKLLVNSTGDE
- a CDS encoding phytanoyl-CoA dioxygenase family protein — protein: MATEKPLPAEPLPSETSNAVLKDFYQNGATIIRNVLSREECERIIARVDEIFAEPYFMEMRNVKGSRQDGKAPIVVHRLFECDLMFRDLLVREPIISIAENVLGEHCHCIAQGCILNRKDLGINRFHVDDGVEFPITPEMERHDPRLRMPVFRMSVQIALTDQDDIKYGPSQFVPGSHYSGRQPDDPEHPTFEGSEPVSLLMKAGDLYLLNGQTWHRGIPNQTDRVRYLFHQVYGQRFVAQRFWPYLNYRMPDYVLEGADERLLRVLGKHPEMAYG